The Polyodon spathula isolate WHYD16114869_AA unplaced genomic scaffold, ASM1765450v1 scaffolds_973, whole genome shotgun sequence nucleotide sequence AATGAGTTTCCTGTCGTCTGGTTGAATCGTTACATACCTGAAACACAATAGGTAGTGTTAGTACACTACCTTTAAATTACAATAAGCTTTGCACATAGAAAATAAATTGGGAGGAAGGTTCTCTTGCCTCTCTGTGCACAAGACCAGGATCAGGTCgttgttatatatatttaacttttttttttttacacaccaaCACACCGGTATATATGTGTATGCGTGTACATAATCTCCTAACTTCAGGTAATTGTTTCAAAGTGCTTCGCGATTGTGGATTGCACAAATGCAAACATTCTAATTGTTCTCAGTGTGACAGCATTTTTTTCATACACCTGTGGAGAGCAATAACTACATTGAGCTTTGTGGATgtaagaatatactgtatatgcaacatTGTACTTTAAACCTGCGTTATAACCGCTGATGGTGAGTGTATTGCAGTCGCTGTTATACTATTGCACATACTTGTATCAAATGcttgctagatttttttttttttttttttttattgattactgtAGCCTATTACATAATTACCGGGCAGCAAACTCTTCTCCAGCCGAGTAGTTTGTGCCACAGTGGAACACAAGGTCGTGATGTGAAGGTCTCTGCAGTGGAACGGGAGCCATTGGTTTTTGAGGTTGGTTTGCATAATTCCAGTTCGTCGATACCTGTTCTGCAAACACGCATATCCTCGCAGCTAGCATCTCGATGGTACTGCTGTATGAACAGAAGATTCTGAAGAACGAGTGAGTGTCTTGAAGGGAAAATCGAACCTCCAGGATCTCCAGTCTTTGTCGAATACTGTCTTTGCTTAGGTAATCCACCAGTACACGTATTTCATAGAACTCAGCTTCACGTGTCAAACCTTCGTAATCAAAGAAATCAGGAGGCAGGAAGACTTGGCGAGTCCTTAGGTAGTCCAGGATATACTTAAATAAACTCCCATCTCTATCCACGAAAAATTGACCATTCACTACTCTAAATTCTGGGTCACTTCCGTCTAACATGCGTGCTAGTTTAGAGTCGGAAAATCTTCTCAGTGTTGACACTAAGGTTGTAAATTTCTGCCCCCCAACATTTAGTGTGACAACGTCTTTATTACCGGTAGTCATTTTTATTGAAGTAAGCTTCAGAAAGACCCCAGACCCCAAAATCCTCCTCTAGTGTTAAAGAGTCATAAACAGCAGACGAAACCGTAGTGTACAATCAGTAGTGTTAGACTTCAGTTTGCTGCTTATTTCCTGGCAACGAAATGCAAACAAACTGTCTAGTTACGTTGCTATGAATTGCCTTTGATACAACTTGAAAGGGTTTCCAAAAACATTAACGTTGATTCTCTCAGATTGGTTTATGGTGAATTTACATGAACCTATTTCATCCGTAATAAATACATGACAATGTAAAAAACAGCGTTAATAACTCGACTGACCTAGAACCTGTTATTTGAATTTTTAGGCACTGCCGATAAATCTACCTGAGCGGTCATAAATTCTTAAGTAATAATACGCATATAAGTATAATAGGGTCT carries:
- the LOC121309198 gene encoding putative potassium channel regulatory protein, whose amino-acid sequence is MTTGNKDVVTLNVGGQKFTTLVSTLRRFSDSKLARMLDGSDPEFRVVNGQFFVDRDGSLFKYILDYLRTRQVFLPPDFFDYEGLTREAEFYEIRVLVDYLSKDSIRQRLEILEVRFSLQDTHSFFRIFCSYSSTIEMLAARICVFAEQVSTNWNYANQPQKPMAPVPLQRPSHHDLVFHCGTNYSAGEEFAARYVTIQPDDRKLINGTNVLGLLVDILLKEGFRLIGTRTVSSEEKVECYTFERIKRPQILTFNDGLRTEHANHQTKHGKTQRK